The nucleotide window CCACTCCCTCAGAGCCACATGGggtcttcttcacctccacatcGATGTCATACTGACCAGCACCAATGTTCTGTGTGAAACATTATTACTCTGTCAGATTCAacgtgtatgtgggtgtggggtgtgtgtgtgtgagagagaataaagcATTTTAAATAagcctttttttattttctagaCTTATGTGATGTttctctatttttaaaaaagctaGCACTGAAGCTGTTTCTACCCTTGCAAATTTCACATGGATACAGTGTGGCGATTAAGGGttttgtgtaaatatgtgtgtgtgtgtgtgcctggaggGTAGAGATcttatatgtttgtatgttctTATATAACTTACATTACAGGCACCAATACATCTTAGCTGCCTTTTTGGGGGAAACACCCTTAAGCAAACCCTATCAAAATCATAAATGGGTTTCTCACTGAATGAAATTAGCTCTAAATACATTTGTAGCAAGACTGcagagattttttttatcagacaGCAACACTATAATGATTAATCTGTGTTACACCCACAAGCAAAACAGAACTGTTTGTGTATGAACTTGGGCTGGTTCACTCTTGGCTCACTATTAAGCAAATACATTGTGAAATGAATCCAAGATAAACCAATAAAGCCCTTGCATTGACCACTGGCAGCAAGGGATCTGGGGACTTTTAGCACAGACATGACAGCCATTTACATCTAGTACACTTAGGAATGTGAAAACATAACATTATCACATTAACATATAAAACTCATTCCTGAACATGAATATCATGACAGAAACAGCTGAGATGAACAACCACATGAAACTTAATTATGAATCAGCTGGATAaagtaaaaacacaaacacattaaacCAATGAAATGCAGAAAGACAGACGCACATCTGACAGAGGCGAACTACAGAATAGACCATGAACACAGACATTGAGACTAAATACCCCTGCCTGAACACAGACATTGAGACTGCTTAAATACACCTGACGTCAAGAGAACTTCTCACCTCCTTGGTGACAGAAACCACCTTGTGGATGCTGTAGTGGTGGGCATGGTCACGGAAACTGAGTGATTCAAGGCCGAATGAGGCACAAGCCTGGACCTCAGGGTCATCAGGATCCACGTCCACTATCTCGCCCACAGGGGATGCCGCCGACATGGCGACCAAGGTTAGAGCTGCTGCACAAAGTAACCTCCAGGACCAGGTCATCTTGTGGCAGGTGGCTATCAGAATGGTAAGTGGGACTGATAAATGCAAGAACA belongs to Alosa alosa isolate M-15738 ecotype Scorff River chromosome 23, AALO_Geno_1.1, whole genome shotgun sequence and includes:
- the LOC125288773 gene encoding cystatin-SN-like encodes the protein MTWSWRLLCAAALTLVAMSAASPVGEIVDVDPDDPEVQACASFGLESLSFRDHAHHYSIHKVVSVTKENIGAGQYDIDVEVKKTPCGSEGVDSCAPGSADGQILYCKFVVITAPWKRQRILIRSSCSESQF